In Panicum virgatum strain AP13 chromosome 5K, P.virgatum_v5, whole genome shotgun sequence, the genomic window AAAGGAGTGGCCATCGAGGCCAGTAGGGGGATAACCTAACAGAACGCGCTGCTGATAAGAGATCACCCACATAAACAAAAGATCCCTCACAAGGATTCTGTCCAAGGTCATTATCTGTAgcatgtgatgatgatgataaattTCCTCCTCTCTGTAAACATCCCCAAGAGTATGGCTTGGCATAAGAGACCTCAATCCATGAAAAGCCTGGGGTCAGAGCAGGTACCAAGCAGTATTCATCCTGTCAGCATTGATCAAATAGACATGCATGAAGCACATTAAATCATACAAACAGATAACTACTTTTACAAGAAGGGCGGACTTCCTAAAGATTATTCATAAAGACTCTTAATCAATTGTCGCATTGTACTCCCTCACCGTCCACTTATCTTGGGCGACCCTTTCCCATTGATCTGTCCAGGACTGTTAGCGTCATGATCTTTTGAATGCATATTTTTTGCTGTTTGCCAATACTATCCCTGCACTTTAAATATGCATACATACACATACAGCTAGCAGCCATGAGCTCAGCCAGCGCACCAAAGCATAAATGGCAGTACTTAAGTGAATAATTCAGGGGCATTTAAGTCCATATAATTGGATCATTGATATAAGTGCTGCAGGAAAGCGCACCCAACATAAATGGACGGATAAAAACAAATCAGGGCTCTTACCTCAAAACATGCACGACTACTTCCGTTATCTTCAGTCCTCTGCCACCCGTTTCCACATTTTCTAAGCTTTACTACATCTTTTGCAATTAAGCAATATTTTCCCTCAACTTCCTTCTGGTCACTACCTCTGCCGATCTTCTCGGTGAAAATGGCTGAGTCATTAGAGATAGCTTTTTCAAAGGCTATCAGTTCATCTGGACAGGGCAGCTTGTCACTTATCTGCCAGAGATTTTTGCTTGCATCCATCCATGAATCAGGCACACAATAACCCTTGCCAGAATTGGTGGCAACATATCTCTGAGAGCCTTCAAGGAACTCAGGACCGCTGGATTTTGCTGTAGTATCTTGGTTCAGAATCTTGATCCACTCATCAGTTCTTGTTATTTTCATACCATCCACAGAGAGGATAACATCATGAGCAGACAAGTATTCTGACAGAGGTGATGTTCGTGGGATTCCTGAGACCTGCTCTGACAGTCTTTTAGATTCTAAAAGGTTGCCAAGATCAGAATTATTAAATGTAAAGAAGCACACCTACCATAAGGCCATCACCACTCACATAAAGAGGATACAACACCACCGGGAGTAATGATGTCATCAGCACACATACTGCACAGAGCTATTAAACATGAAATCATAACAGAAACTTGCAGAACGTCAACATGAATCGAGTACATGCATATACCATTATATTCCACCCCTGAACTACATCTAAAACCACAAGTGTTGTTACAGAGCCTACAGATCCTGACATCTTGTATTTACAGTTCTCTAAGGTCATTTTTCTAAAAACAGCAATTGTTTCTATTTGGCTGGTATAGATCGAGGCCCTGATTTAGGCTACAAACCTATAGTCAAGCAAAGGAATAAAAAAGGAGGCAAAACCATCTCATCTCCTGCATATCGACATCAATTTCTGATGTCCCAGTCAAACAAAACTCGAGTAGGCTGTAAGCAAGATACCACCGATGTAGCCCTAAAATATCAACTACTCCATACTGTTAGATGATATTGGTCCTTCACTTACTAAGTGCTACCTTATGAGAACATAAGGACATACTTGTTTAGTGTAGGAGCATGGTTTCCATTTTTTCAATATATCTCGACTCACATTGTTTAAACCTAATATTCAGTCAGATAATGGCCAGTTAAATCTTATATACTTATTTCTTGTTTGTTCCCTCCATAGTTGCAAGTGAACAAATAATTATGCATGTTTGTTTGATTAAAGCTTCTGTATGACTTAGCAAGAAGTACCACATATATTCAAGGGGAGTAGATGGCAATATCTTATGGAAATAAAAAGAGACATAACCAAAAAAGATGCTTTACTCATATGTTTTGGAAATAACCAATGCACAATAGCATGGCTTACCATAACATTATGCCAAATTCCTGCACAATAAATCCGGAGCATGGAAAAGAGAGGTCGATTCTGCAGTAGGTCATAGTTCAGAGCAACAAATGCTCCAGGAAAAAGTACAGCGACAAATATGGCAACATACTCAATCTCTACTCCCTCACTGTTGCACATGTAGAAAAGAATGTGAACGTGGCAGGAAAATTATTCATTAACAGGCAAAGTAAAACATAATACAGATGCTCTGAGTATCAAATGAGCACAACGAAAAGACGCAACACATCtaacagaaaaaaaagaaacgagAAGGCAAGACATAAAGACCTTGCAGCAGCAATGGCATGTCCGAATTCATGAAAAGCAATAGACAAGATTGTTGACATTATGATGATTGTGGTATCCATAATAGATATGCTGTGCCCTGAAATCTGCAATAAGTACAACTGCATGGTGGGTTGTTGATGTAAGAAGCTAAAAAAAAGAAGTTCCAAATTCTACTTACCAGTAGGTTCTTTAACCAGGCACTAAGACATCCACTCCGGAGATAAAACACACCAATTGACTCCCAAAGTAGCATCTAGGAAATCAAACAGATCACACTACGTAAGGCTTACTCGAGGGAAAAATATAATCAAAGATATAACTCTGTTGACATTACAACAGAAGATATGTGGACTACCTCCTAACCCACAGCATATTTATAAAGAAATCATGGGAATTGATATGAGTGAAAACCCAGGAAATACAGAAATTTAAGATACATAACTACAGGTTGataatattaaatgcagttactATAAGAGTATCAAGTGGTAGACTTAATTAAATTAACAAATACTTAATACTATCATAAATCTATTAGAGCTCTAATCATATCCGTGAGAAAGCAAGGACTAAAAGTTTGAAAACAAATTCTTTGGAAATATTGAACCGCCGTAAGGAAATCCCCGTGCTTTACCCGATAAGAACTTAATCATTATAAGCATAGATGTCAATTTTATATATTATAATAAGTTATAACAAAATTAAGAAGCCAACATATATTTAGGAAAGTGCATGTAAAATATCAGCATTGCCTCTGTCTGGAGAAGCAGAACGTCCATCCATCATGAACCAATACAACTAATGGAGGCATATATAGACTTGTATTAGGCATTGTAAATTATGTTAATAATCACGTCATACTGTGCATTATAAGGTACAACTGCACAAGTTGTTCTAACTGTTTGAGAAGCAACAGTCGGTGACATCACGGGATTCCATGATACAAATGAACATTTTTAACTTTTGTATATAATGTAGAGAACATTGGGAACAATTATCAGGCATCAACTGACCAAGGATATACCGACTAAAGCAATGAGAGAGAAACAAACGCCTATGGAAAACCATCCTCTCATGAATCTGCAAAAAATGGAAGGTAACTCAGTACAACTTTGAAAGCGGTGCTTTGATTGACATTCT contains:
- the LOC120710024 gene encoding membrane-bound transcription factor site-2 protease homolog isoform X2 — translated: MLLWESIGVFYLRSGCLSAWLKNLLISGHSISIMDTTIIIMSTILSIAFHEFGHAIAAASEGVEIEYVAIFVAVLFPGAFVALNYDLLQNRPLFSMLRIYCAGIWHNVMLCAVCVLMTSLLPVVLYPLYVSGDGLMVSGIPRTSPLSEYLSAHDVILSVDGMKITRTDEWIKILNQDTTAKSSGPEFLEGSQRYVATNSGKGYCVPDSWMDASKNLWQISDKLPCPDELIAFEKAISNDSAIFTEKIGRGSDQKEVEGKYCLIAKDVVKLRKCGNGWQRTEDNGSSRACFEDEYCLVPALTPGFSWIEVSYAKPYSWGCLQRGGNLSSSSHATDNDLGQNPCEGSFVYVGDLLSAARSVRLSPYWPRWPLLFLADVPYILGNGLSSLLHASAALAVVNSLPVFYLDGEAILEASLSYISRFSRRQRHKILKVCCLVWTVLSVITFSRIFYSTTLFYVFV
- the LOC120710024 gene encoding membrane-bound transcription factor site-2 protease homolog isoform X1, producing MIGGAGRGRRRARPPASLPTSTSARRTEHSVSCWYCDCKIYGFNDTLFSLGSKYARFMRGWFSIGVCFSLIALVGISLMLLWESIGVFYLRSGCLSAWLKNLLISGHSISIMDTTIIIMSTILSIAFHEFGHAIAAASEGVEIEYVAIFVAVLFPGAFVALNYDLLQNRPLFSMLRIYCAGIWHNVMLCAVCVLMTSLLPVVLYPLYVSGDGLMVSGIPRTSPLSEYLSAHDVILSVDGMKITRTDEWIKILNQDTTAKSSGPEFLEGSQRYVATNSGKGYCVPDSWMDASKNLWQISDKLPCPDELIAFEKAISNDSAIFTEKIGRGSDQKEVEGKYCLIAKDVVKLRKCGNGWQRTEDNGSSRACFEDEYCLVPALTPGFSWIEVSYAKPYSWGCLQRGGNLSSSSHATDNDLGQNPCEGSFVYVGDLLSAARSVRLSPYWPRWPLLFLADVPYILGNGLSSLLHASAALAVVNSLPVFYLDGEAILEASLSYISRFSRRQRHKILKVCCLVWTVLSVITFSRIFYSTTLFYVFV